In the genome of Tropicibacter oceani, one region contains:
- the gltX gene encoding glutamate--tRNA ligase: protein MTDVVTRFAPSPTGYLHIGGARTALFNYLFARGRGGKFLLRIEDTDKERSTAAATAAILKGLDWLGLEHDGDVVSQAAGAARHHEVALELLAKGKAYKCFSTQEEIEAFREAAREEKRSTLFQSPWRDADPATHPDAPYAIRLKTPQDGETVIDDVVQGKVTIRNDQLDDMILLRSDGSPVYMLAVVVDDHDMGVTHVIRGDDHLNNAARQMGIYTAMGWDVPIWAHIPLIHGPDGKKLSKRHGALGVEEYQAMGYPAAGMRNYLARLGWSHGDDEFFTDDQAKEWFNLEGIGKSPARLDFKKLENLCGQHIAQAEDAALLQELEAFLGATGAAPLTDAQRDGLSRGMFCLKERAKTFPELLEKAQFILASRPIDMDEKAAKALDPVSRGILSALTPQLQNASWTRDDLEEVLNRFATDQGTKFGKLAGPLRAALAGRAVTPSVFDMMLVLGREESLARLEAAGNGA from the coding sequence ATGACCGACGTCGTAACCCGCTTTGCCCCTTCGCCCACCGGGTATCTGCACATCGGTGGCGCCCGCACCGCGCTGTTCAACTATCTTTTTGCCCGTGGCCGGGGCGGCAAGTTCCTGCTGCGGATCGAAGACACCGACAAGGAACGCTCGACCGCCGCCGCGACCGCCGCGATCCTCAAGGGGCTCGACTGGCTGGGGCTGGAACACGACGGCGACGTGGTCAGCCAGGCGGCAGGCGCCGCGCGCCACCACGAGGTCGCGCTGGAGCTGCTGGCCAAGGGTAAGGCATACAAGTGCTTTTCCACGCAAGAGGAAATCGAGGCCTTCCGCGAGGCCGCCCGCGAAGAAAAACGCTCGACCCTGTTTCAAAGCCCCTGGCGCGATGCCGATCCGGCCACGCACCCCGACGCGCCCTATGCGATCCGCCTCAAGACGCCGCAGGACGGCGAGACGGTGATCGACGACGTGGTGCAGGGCAAGGTGACGATCCGCAACGACCAGCTGGACGACATGATCCTGCTGCGCAGCGACGGCAGCCCGGTCTACATGCTGGCGGTGGTGGTCGATGACCACGACATGGGTGTGACCCATGTGATCCGCGGCGATGACCACCTGAACAACGCCGCCCGCCAGATGGGCATCTATACGGCCATGGGCTGGGACGTGCCGATCTGGGCGCATATCCCGCTGATCCACGGCCCCGACGGCAAAAAGCTGTCCAAGCGCCATGGCGCGCTGGGGGTCGAGGAATACCAGGCCATGGGCTATCCCGCCGCCGGCATGCGCAACTATCTTGCCCGCCTCGGCTGGAGCCACGGCGATGACGAATTCTTTACCGATGATCAGGCAAAGGAGTGGTTCAATCTTGAGGGAATCGGCAAGTCCCCCGCCCGGCTCGACTTCAAGAAACTGGAAAACCTGTGCGGTCAGCACATCGCCCAGGCTGAGGATGCTGCACTGCTGCAAGAACTTGAGGCATTTCTGGGTGCAACCGGCGCCGCCCCCCTGACAGACGCCCAGCGCGACGGCCTGTCGCGGGGCATGTTCTGCCTGAAGGAGCGCGCCAAGACCTTTCCGGAACTTCTTGAAAAGGCTCAGTTTATCCTGGCATCCCGGCCCATCGACATGGACGAGAAGGCCGCCAAGGCCCTTGACCCGGTATCCCGTGGTATACTGAGTGCGTTGACGCCGCAGTTGCAAAATGCTAGCTGGACCCGAGATGATCTGGAGGAGGTTCTGAACCGTTTTGCCACAGATCAGGGGACCAAGTTCGGAAAACTGGCCGGGCCGCTTCGCGCCGCCCTCGCAGGACGAGCGGTCACCCCGAGCGTCTTTGACATGATGCTCGTACTGGGGCGGGAGGAAAGCCTCGCCCGTCTGGAAGCGGCCGGAAACGGGGCCTAG
- the gltA gene encoding citrate synthase: MADNSKTATLTIDGNSYELPVHSPTAGPDVIDIRKLYGQAGVFTYDPGFTSTASCDSTITFIDGDKGELLHRGYPIDQLAEKSHYLEVCFLLLYGYLPKAEELEEFENTITRHTMIHEQMHNFFRGFRRDAHPMATMVGVVGAMSAFYHDSTDISDEQQREIASHRLIAKMPTIAAMAYKYSIGQPFVYPRNDLDYAANFLHMCFAVPAEEYHVDPILARAMDRIFTLHADHEQNASTSTVRLASSSGANPFACIAAGIACLWGPAHGGANQACLEMLKEIGSPENIPEFIARAKDKDDPFRLMGFGHRVYKNFDPRATVMKQSADEVLDLLGVHNNPILATAKELEKQALADPYFAEKKLFPNVDFYSGVILEAMGFPTSMFTPIFALSRTVGWVSQWKEQLADPAHKIGRPRQLYKGETERNYVDIESR, encoded by the coding sequence ATGGCCGATAACTCCAAAACCGCAACGCTGACCATTGACGGCAACAGCTATGAGCTGCCGGTTCACTCGCCCACCGCCGGGCCCGACGTGATCGACATCCGCAAGCTGTACGGCCAGGCCGGCGTGTTCACCTACGACCCCGGCTTTACCTCGACCGCCAGCTGCGACAGCACCATCACCTTCATCGACGGTGACAAGGGCGAATTGCTGCACCGCGGCTATCCGATCGACCAGCTGGCCGAGAAATCGCATTACCTCGAAGTCTGCTTCCTGCTGCTTTACGGTTATCTGCCCAAGGCAGAAGAGCTGGAAGAGTTCGAGAACACGATCACCCGCCACACCATGATCCACGAGCAGATGCACAACTTCTTCCGCGGGTTCCGCCGCGATGCGCATCCGATGGCGACCATGGTGGGTGTGGTCGGCGCGATGTCGGCCTTTTACCACGACAGCACCGACATCAGCGACGAACAGCAGCGCGAAATCGCATCGCACCGCCTGATCGCCAAGATGCCGACGATCGCCGCGATGGCCTACAAGTATTCGATCGGTCAGCCCTTCGTGTACCCGCGCAACGATCTCGATTACGCCGCGAACTTCCTGCACATGTGCTTTGCCGTCCCGGCCGAGGAATATCACGTCGATCCGATCCTGGCCCGCGCCATGGACCGCATCTTTACCCTGCATGCGGACCACGAACAGAACGCCTCGACCTCGACGGTACGTCTGGCCTCGTCCTCGGGTGCGAACCCGTTTGCCTGCATCGCGGCCGGCATCGCCTGCCTTTGGGGCCCGGCGCACGGCGGCGCAAACCAGGCCTGCCTGGAAATGCTCAAGGAAATCGGCTCGCCCGAGAATATCCCCGAGTTTATCGCCCGCGCCAAGGACAAGGACGATCCCTTCCGCCTGATGGGCTTTGGCCACCGCGTCTATAAAAACTTCGACCCGCGCGCGACCGTGATGAAACAGTCCGCCGACGAAGTGCTGGACCTGCTGGGCGTGCACAACAACCCGATCCTGGCCACCGCCAAGGAACTGGAAAAGCAGGCCCTTGCCGATCCCTACTTCGCCGAGAAAAAGCTGTTCCCGAACGTCGATTTCTATTCCGGTGTCATCCTCGAAGCGATGGGCTTTCCGACCTCGATGTTCACCCCGATCTTTGCGCTGTCGCGCACCGTCGGCTGGGTGTCGCAGTGGAAAGAACAGCTGGCCGATCCGGCGCACAAGATCGGCCGCCCGCGTCAGCTCTACAAGGGCGAGACCGAGCGCAACTACGTCGATATCGAAAGCCGCTGA
- a CDS encoding enoyl-CoA hydratase-related protein, with product MQYQTITSALNDDVAIITLNRPEVMNALNTQMRAELTDAVVQAGKAARVVVLTGNGSAFCSGQDLGDGGNAVNLDLERVLREEYVPMLRAIVDCPVPVISAVNGAAAGAGANLALVADVVIATQSAFFMQAFTRIGLIPDAGGTWALPRQMGLAKAMGAALFADKITAQQADDWGMIWEAVPDEAFDAHWRARAAHLAKGPTVAYGHLKTALRGAFENDLEAQLAIEARLQGECGKTRDFKEGVLAFLDKRPASYEGR from the coding sequence ATGCAATACCAGACGATCACCAGCGCGCTGAACGATGATGTCGCCATCATCACCCTGAACCGTCCGGAGGTGATGAATGCGCTGAACACCCAGATGCGGGCCGAGTTGACCGACGCGGTGGTGCAGGCCGGCAAGGCGGCGCGGGTCGTGGTTTTGACCGGCAATGGCAGCGCCTTTTGTTCGGGGCAGGATCTGGGGGATGGCGGCAATGCGGTCAACCTGGATCTGGAGCGGGTGCTGCGCGAGGAATACGTGCCGATGCTGCGCGCCATCGTGGATTGCCCGGTGCCGGTGATTTCGGCGGTGAACGGCGCCGCGGCGGGGGCGGGGGCCAACCTGGCGCTGGTGGCCGATGTGGTGATTGCCACGCAAAGCGCGTTTTTCATGCAGGCCTTTACCCGGATCGGATTGATCCCGGATGCGGGCGGCACCTGGGCCTTGCCGCGGCAGATGGGGCTGGCCAAGGCCATGGGGGCGGCGCTGTTTGCCGACAAGATCACCGCCCAGCAGGCCGACGACTGGGGTATGATCTGGGAGGCGGTGCCGGACGAGGCTTTTGACGCCCATTGGCGCGCCCGTGCGGCGCATCTGGCCAAGGGGCCGACGGTGGCCTATGGCCATCTCAAGACCGCGCTGCGCGGCGCCTTTGAGAACGACCTGGAGGCGCAGCTGGCCATCGAGGCGCGGCTGCAGGGCGAATGCGGCAAGACCCGCGATTTCAAGGAAGGCGTCCTGGCCTTTCTGGACAAGCGCCCGGCCAGTTACGAGGGGCGCTGA
- a CDS encoding cytochrome c-type biogenesis protein, which yields MRLLKAWRGGTPPYILALVLICLGGLAQAVQPDEMLEDPAQEARAREISAGLRCLVCLNESIDESNATLARDLRILVRERILAGDSNDEAVEYIVDRYGEFVLLKPTTGGWNWLLWASGPLLFIFALLTAALYIRGRAQAPAASEAGLSEEERKRLEEILRN from the coding sequence ATGAGACTGCTGAAAGCCTGGCGGGGCGGAACCCCGCCCTACATCCTGGCGCTTGTGCTGATCTGCCTTGGCGGATTGGCGCAGGCCGTGCAACCGGACGAGATGCTGGAAGATCCGGCGCAAGAGGCCCGGGCGCGCGAAATCTCGGCCGGGCTGCGCTGCCTGGTGTGCCTGAACGAAAGCATCGACGAAAGCAACGCGACGCTGGCGCGCGATCTGCGCATCCTGGTGCGCGAACGCATCCTGGCCGGGGACAGCAACGACGAGGCGGTGGAGTATATCGTCGACCGCTACGGCGAGTTCGTGCTGCTCAAGCCGACGACCGGTGGCTGGAACTGGCTGCTTTGGGCCTCGGGGCCGTTGTTGTTTATCTTTGCCCTGCTGACGGCGGCGCTGTATATCCGTGGCCGCGCCCAGGCCCCGGCGGCCAGCGAGGCGGGGCTGAGTGAGGAAGAGCGCAAGCGGCTGGAGGAGATCCTCAGGAACTGA
- a CDS encoding heme lyase CcmF/NrfE family subunit produces MITELGHFALILAFFVAIVQMIVPLVGAQQRWAGWMAVAEPAATAQFLLVAASFAALTYAFVTSDFSLVLVYSNSHSAKPMLYKISGVWGNHEGSMLLWVLILSLFGAMAAWFGGNLPPSLRARVIGVQASIGVAFLAFTLFTSNPFTRMGVAPMDGTDLNPLLQDPGLAFHPPFLYLGYVGLSICFSFAVAALIEGRVDAAWARWVRPWTLAAWVFLTIGIALGSWWAYYELGWGGFWFWDPVENASFMPWLFAAALLHSAIVVEKREALKSWTVLLAILAFGFSLIGTFIVRSGVLTSVHAFANDPERGVFILGILVFFTGGALTLFAARANVMEAKGVFGLVSRESALVANNILLAVSSFVVFVGTLWPLVAEMAFDRKLSVGAPFFDMAFPPFMVLLGLLMPVGAMIGWKRGKLGRVLKALIPAFVLAVALMGLVWAMQTEKTLLGPVGVFLGTWLVAGAATDLLSRTGQTRDFGRLLRLPRSEWGKSVAHAGLGITMLGIAGLTAWDQEDIRVAQIGQPYAVGAFEIELADVQNVPGPNWFATQGEVIVRQDGAEVARLYPEKRNYPVSRMPTTEAAIDYRFMRDVYVVIGDSQDGGGWVVRTYIKPLANWIWAGCLLMAFGGLLSLSDRRYRVAAGARKSVPAQGVPAE; encoded by the coding sequence ATGATTACAGAACTCGGACATTTCGCCCTGATCCTCGCCTTCTTTGTGGCGATCGTTCAGATGATCGTGCCCCTGGTGGGGGCGCAGCAACGCTGGGCAGGCTGGATGGCCGTGGCGGAACCGGCCGCGACGGCGCAGTTCCTGTTGGTGGCGGCATCCTTTGCCGCCCTGACCTATGCCTTTGTCACCTCGGACTTTTCGCTGGTGCTGGTCTATTCCAACAGCCATTCGGCCAAGCCGATGCTGTACAAGATCAGCGGCGTCTGGGGCAACCACGAAGGCTCGATGCTGCTCTGGGTCCTGATTCTGAGCCTGTTTGGCGCCATGGCGGCCTGGTTCGGCGGCAACCTTCCCCCCAGCCTGCGGGCGCGGGTGATCGGGGTGCAGGCCTCGATCGGGGTGGCGTTCCTGGCCTTTACGCTGTTCACCTCGAATCCCTTCACGCGGATGGGCGTGGCGCCGATGGACGGCACCGACCTGAACCCGCTGTTGCAGGACCCCGGTTTGGCCTTTCATCCGCCGTTCCTGTACCTTGGCTATGTCGGGCTGAGCATCTGTTTCAGCTTTGCGGTCGCAGCGCTGATCGAAGGGCGCGTCGATGCGGCCTGGGCGCGCTGGGTGCGGCCCTGGACGCTGGCGGCCTGGGTGTTCTTGACCATCGGCATCGCGCTGGGGTCCTGGTGGGCCTATTACGAACTGGGCTGGGGCGGTTTCTGGTTCTGGGACCCGGTGGAAAACGCATCCTTCATGCCCTGGCTTTTTGCCGCCGCGCTGCTGCATTCCGCCATCGTGGTGGAAAAGCGCGAGGCGCTGAAAAGCTGGACCGTGCTTCTGGCGATCCTGGCCTTTGGATTTTCGCTGATCGGCACCTTTATCGTGCGCTCCGGCGTGCTGACCTCGGTGCATGCCTTTGCCAATGATCCCGAACGCGGGGTGTTCATCCTGGGCATCCTGGTGTTCTTCACCGGCGGCGCGCTGACGCTGTTTGCCGCCCGCGCCAACGTGATGGAGGCCAAGGGCGTCTTTGGTCTGGTCAGCCGGGAATCGGCGCTTGTGGCCAACAACATCCTTTTGGCGGTGTCGTCCTTTGTGGTCTTTGTCGGAACGCTGTGGCCGCTGGTCGCGGAAATGGCCTTTGACCGCAAGCTGTCGGTCGGCGCGCCGTTCTTCGACATGGCCTTTCCGCCCTTCATGGTGCTGCTGGGGCTGTTGATGCCCGTGGGGGCGATGATCGGCTGGAAACGCGGCAAGCTGGGCCGCGTGCTCAAGGCGCTGATCCCGGCCTTCGTCCTGGCGGTGGCGCTGATGGGGTTGGTCTGGGCGATGCAGACGGAAAAGACGCTGCTGGGGCCGGTGGGCGTGTTCCTGGGCACCTGGCTGGTGGCCGGGGCGGCGACTGACCTTTTGTCGCGCACCGGGCAGACCCGGGATTTCGGACGCCTGCTGCGGCTGCCGCGCTCGGAATGGGGCAAGTCGGTGGCCCATGCCGGGCTGGGGATCACCATGCTGGGGATCGCCGGGCTGACCGCCTGGGACCAGGAGGACATCCGCGTCGCACAGATCGGCCAGCCCTACGCTGTCGGCGCCTTCGAGATCGAACTGGCCGATGTGCAGAACGTGCCGGGGCCGAACTGGTTCGCCACGCAAGGCGAAGTGATCGTGCGCCAGGACGGTGCCGAGGTTGCGCGGCTTTACCCCGAAAAGCGCAACTATCCGGTGTCGCGCATGCCCACGACCGAGGCGGCCATCGACTACCGTTTCATGCGGGACGTCTATGTGGTGATCGGTGACAGCCAGGACGGCGGAGGCTGGGTCGTGCGGACCTATATCAAGCCGCTGGCCAACTGGATCTGGGCGGGCTGTCTGCTGATGGCCTTTGGCGGGCTTCTCAGCCTGTCGGACCGGCGCTATCGCGTCGCGGCCGGGGCGCGCAAGAGCGTTCCCGCACAGGGAGTACCGGCGGAATGA
- a CDS encoding holin family protein — protein sequence MGMIDKLFGLLFGSGRNVVAETAEVFRVNAENEAERGLNLRSAALDQFGQEFRIVQRGWFDRLMDALNRIPRPAMALGTMGMFVAAMVDPVWFAARMAGIALVPEPLWWLLGAIVSFYFGARHQAKGQEFQREVAATIAAVPQVVRAVREVEAMRDISPRGAASPGAPGEDIADNPALADWRAGR from the coding sequence ATGGGGATGATCGACAAGCTGTTCGGACTGCTGTTCGGATCGGGCCGCAACGTGGTCGCCGAAACCGCCGAGGTGTTCCGGGTGAACGCCGAAAACGAGGCCGAGCGCGGGCTGAATCTGCGCTCGGCGGCGCTGGACCAGTTCGGGCAGGAATTCCGCATCGTCCAGCGCGGCTGGTTCGACCGGCTGATGGATGCGCTGAACCGCATTCCCCGCCCGGCGATGGCGCTGGGAACCATGGGGATGTTCGTCGCCGCCATGGTCGATCCGGTCTGGTTCGCGGCGCGCATGGCGGGCATTGCGCTGGTGCCGGAACCGCTGTGGTGGCTTCTGGGCGCGATCGTCAGCTTTTATTTCGGCGCGCGCCACCAGGCCAAGGGCCAGGAATTCCAGCGCGAGGTGGCCGCGACCATCGCCGCCGTGCCGCAGGTGGTGCGCGCCGTGCGCGAGGTCGAAGCCATGCGCGACATCAGCCCCCGGGGCGCCGCATCCCCGGGCGCGCCGGGCGAGGACATCGCCGACAACCCCGCGCTGGCGGACTGGCGCGCAGGGCGCTGA